In Nocardia asteroides, the following proteins share a genomic window:
- a CDS encoding vWA domain-containing protein, giving the protein MTDSDRTLIAVLLDRSGSMQSIKADTEGGLAAYFEQQRTVPKSIEVTLAQFDTAYEVVYANQPLDRVPPPNLVPRGGTALYDAIGKLVSDVGAELAARPEHERPGTVIVVVLTDGHENSSREWTHAAVKSLITQQQDVYNWTFVFLGANMDAVEVGTNLGIDRDSAITYAPVAGGVRGAFDALSAYSARAQAAPAGSARRARFSTAERRKADPGR; this is encoded by the coding sequence ATGACCGATTCCGATCGCACACTGATCGCCGTGCTGCTCGACCGTTCCGGGTCGATGCAGTCGATCAAGGCCGACACCGAGGGCGGGCTGGCCGCCTATTTCGAGCAGCAGCGCACGGTGCCGAAATCCATCGAGGTGACGCTGGCGCAGTTCGACACCGCCTACGAGGTGGTCTACGCCAACCAGCCGCTGGACCGGGTGCCGCCGCCGAACCTGGTGCCGCGCGGCGGTACCGCGCTCTACGACGCGATCGGCAAGCTGGTCTCCGACGTGGGGGCCGAACTCGCGGCCCGGCCCGAGCACGAGCGGCCCGGCACCGTGATCGTCGTCGTCCTCACCGACGGCCACGAGAACTCCAGCCGGGAGTGGACCCACGCGGCGGTGAAGTCCCTGATCACCCAGCAGCAGGACGTCTACAACTGGACCTTCGTCTTCCTCGGCGCCAATATGGACGCCGTCGAAGTGGGCACCAACCTGGGCATCGACCGCGACTCCGCCATCACCTACGCCCCGGTCGCGGGCGGCGTCCGCGGCGCCTTCGACGCCCTGTCCGCCTACTCCGCCCGAGCCCAAGCCGCCCCCGCAGGCTCCGCCCGCCGAGCCCGCTTCTCCACCGCCGAACGCCGCAAAGCCGACCCGGGCCGCTAG
- a CDS encoding DUF1877 family protein, with amino-acid sequence MNTSRGEFMGAVMSFTKVGPADLERLTQDREWAERFVEQAHTPDTEPTGYLDKSWAGLRYLFEAARTGVDLFFTGRPLDIETKGYSTWTPEDVSYTAELLRALPFEKLADHYDPQRMDDTLVYPHVWVRDGDDGLRTLNYHYAQLVRVFDFADRHGSGFIQSFS; translated from the coding sequence ATGAACACGAGCAGAGGGGAATTCATGGGCGCGGTCATGTCGTTCACGAAAGTGGGCCCAGCCGATCTGGAACGGCTCACCCAGGACAGGGAGTGGGCGGAGCGATTCGTCGAGCAGGCGCACACACCCGACACCGAGCCCACCGGCTACCTGGACAAATCCTGGGCGGGCCTGCGGTACCTGTTCGAAGCGGCGCGCACCGGGGTCGACCTGTTCTTCACCGGCCGCCCACTCGACATCGAGACGAAGGGCTACAGCACCTGGACCCCGGAGGACGTGTCGTACACCGCCGAACTGCTGCGCGCCCTCCCCTTCGAGAAGCTGGCCGACCACTACGACCCACAGCGCATGGACGACACCCTGGTGTACCCGCACGTCTGGGTACGCGACGGTGACGACGGCCTGCGCACCCTCAACTATCACTACGCCCAGCTGGTGCGGGTCTTCGACTTCGCCGACCGCCACGGATCGGGGTTCATCCAGAGCTTCTCGTGA
- a CDS encoding helix-turn-helix domain-containing protein: protein MAEHSSMDDLRRERRSRPDFDAAEYEAGRAEAILAIELAQAIRELRLELGLTQTQLAERAGLRQPEISRLESGGGTPTIGMLERLAHALEVRFVARFEKFDAA, encoded by the coding sequence ATGGCTGAGCATTCCTCGATGGATGACCTTCGGCGCGAACGGAGGAGCAGGCCGGATTTCGATGCCGCGGAGTACGAAGCGGGCCGTGCCGAGGCGATTCTGGCGATCGAACTGGCACAGGCCATCCGTGAACTGCGGCTCGAGCTCGGGCTGACGCAGACGCAGCTGGCCGAACGTGCCGGGTTGCGGCAGCCCGAGATCTCGCGGCTCGAATCAGGCGGTGGTACACCGACAATAGGCATGCTCGAGCGGTTGGCTCACGCGCTGGAGGTGCGTTTCGTCGCCCGGTTCGAGAAATTCGACGCCGCCTGA
- a CDS encoding sensor histidine kinase has translation MGASAKWERGSVVQDWGLAVVVAVIQLAGSSGANTHQSGVRSLDAFAYLLLLAGPIALGFRRLLPEPVLLVTLFAAIVYVLRDYGYGPIFLSLVIAFLTAAINGSRWRTYPLVAVGYLTMVWPLPALLGRGTGAWQAFGLLAWMGVLIAVAEGVRQRRAIVLARRQRAEAARRDEQAQQARAASEERLAIARELHDVLAHSLSLINVQSSVALELFDRKPQQAAAALATIKTTSKEALTEVHTLLHAIRSGASVAPVEEYSDSVAAAPDSPPPAPQPAPPPRPAPRAPAPSLDDLDTLLERTRATGLTVDTKIIGTPKKLPSVMDVAAARIIQESLTNVVRHAPGAAALITLRYTAESVDITVDNTRPTGPAVRSGAGGNGIIGMRERAHALGGALTAGPRPSGGFRVAARLPARPVGDAPPAASEPPNDREATA, from the coding sequence GTGGGAGCGTCTGCGAAATGGGAGCGTGGCTCGGTCGTTCAGGACTGGGGCCTGGCAGTGGTGGTCGCGGTGATCCAGCTCGCCGGGAGCTCCGGGGCGAATACGCACCAGAGCGGGGTGCGTTCGCTCGACGCGTTCGCGTATCTGTTGCTGCTCGCGGGCCCGATCGCGCTGGGCTTCCGGCGGCTGCTGCCGGAGCCAGTCCTGCTGGTGACGCTGTTCGCCGCGATCGTCTACGTGCTGCGCGACTACGGCTATGGGCCGATCTTCCTGTCGCTGGTGATCGCCTTCCTGACCGCCGCCATCAACGGATCGCGTTGGCGCACATATCCGTTGGTCGCGGTGGGCTATCTGACCATGGTGTGGCCGCTGCCCGCGCTGCTCGGTCGGGGCACCGGCGCCTGGCAGGCCTTCGGGCTACTGGCCTGGATGGGTGTGCTGATCGCGGTGGCCGAGGGGGTGCGTCAGCGGCGGGCGATCGTGCTCGCGCGCAGGCAGCGCGCCGAGGCCGCGCGCCGCGACGAGCAGGCGCAGCAGGCGCGGGCGGCCAGTGAGGAACGCCTCGCCATCGCACGGGAGCTGCACGATGTGCTCGCGCACAGTCTTTCGCTGATCAATGTGCAGTCCTCGGTGGCGCTCGAGCTGTTCGATCGCAAACCGCAGCAGGCCGCCGCCGCGCTGGCCACCATCAAGACCACGTCCAAGGAGGCGCTCACCGAGGTGCACACGCTGCTGCACGCCATCCGCAGCGGAGCGAGCGTGGCGCCCGTCGAGGAGTATTCCGATTCGGTTGCCGCCGCGCCCGATTCGCCGCCACCCGCGCCCCAGCCCGCCCCGCCGCCGCGACCCGCGCCGCGCGCGCCCGCGCCGTCCCTGGACGATCTCGACACGCTGCTGGAACGCACCCGCGCGACCGGATTGACCGTCGACACCAAGATCATCGGCACGCCCAAGAAACTGCCGAGCGTGATGGACGTGGCCGCGGCCAGGATCATCCAGGAATCGCTGACCAATGTGGTGCGGCACGCGCCCGGCGCCGCCGCGCTGATCACCCTGCGCTACACCGCCGAATCGGTCGACATCACCGTCGACAACACCCGGCCCACCGGCCCGGCCGTGCGCTCCGGCGCCGGCGGCAACGGGATCATCGGGATGCGGGAACGGGCGCACGCGCTCGGCGGCGCGCTCACCGCCGGGCCCCGGCCCTCCGGCGGGTTCCGCGTGGCGGCACGGCTGCCCGCGCGGCCGGTCGGCGATGCCCCGCCTGCCGCGAGCGAACCCCCGAACGATCGGGAGGCGACCGCGTGA
- a CDS encoding ABC transporter ATP-binding protein: MNDSIVVTDGLTKRYGEHLAVDAVSMRVGAGEIYGFLGPNGAGKTTTLRMLAGLIRPSAGTALVRGLPPGDPAVLRRIGVLIEGPGFYPYLSGRDNLRVLARYRGHGAEAVERALSRVGLADRAGDRFRTYSLGMKQRLGVGAALLGDPDLLVLDEPTNGLDPAGLADMRTLIVDLAADGHTVLLSSHQLAEVQEICHRVGVIAGGRLLAESTVAELRGTATLLVRADPVASAVAAIRAVTGAPVRAGAEGIRVEATAATAPAVARAVLAAGADLLELRVDEKSLEEVFFEMTAVEVTR; this comes from the coding sequence ATGAACGATTCGATCGTGGTCACCGACGGGCTGACCAAGCGCTACGGCGAGCACCTCGCGGTGGACGCGGTGAGTATGCGGGTCGGCGCGGGGGAGATCTACGGCTTCCTCGGCCCCAACGGCGCGGGCAAGACCACCACGCTGCGCATGCTGGCCGGACTGATCCGGCCCAGCGCGGGCACGGCGCTGGTGCGCGGCCTGCCGCCGGGCGACCCGGCGGTCCTGCGCCGCATCGGCGTGCTCATCGAAGGCCCCGGCTTCTATCCGTACCTGTCCGGTCGCGACAATCTGCGCGTCCTGGCCCGATATCGCGGCCACGGTGCGGAGGCGGTCGAGCGCGCGCTGAGCCGCGTCGGCCTGGCGGACCGGGCGGGCGACCGCTTTCGCACCTATTCCCTCGGCATGAAACAGCGACTCGGTGTCGGCGCCGCCCTGCTCGGCGACCCCGATCTGCTCGTCCTCGACGAGCCGACCAACGGCCTCGATCCGGCGGGCCTGGCCGACATGCGCACCCTCATCGTCGATCTCGCCGCCGACGGGCACACGGTGCTGCTGTCGAGCCATCAGCTGGCCGAGGTGCAGGAGATCTGCCATCGCGTAGGCGTGATCGCCGGCGGCAGGTTGCTGGCGGAGTCGACGGTGGCCGAACTACGCGGCACCGCAACGCTGCTGGTACGCGCGGACCCCGTCGCGTCCGCTGTCGCCGCGATCCGGGCGGTTACCGGCGCGCCGGTGCGGGCCGGTGCCGAGGGGATCCGCGTCGAGGCCACGGCGGCGACGGCGCCCGCCGTGGCGCGGGCCGTGCTGGCGGCGGGCGCCGACCTGCTCGAACTGCGGGTCGACGAGAAATCCCTGGAAGAAGTGTTCTTCGAGATGACGGCTGTGGAGGTCACGCGATGA
- a CDS encoding LLM class flavin-dependent oxidoreductase: MRFGIILTPSSGAEWTRAVVDAERRGYATVLLPDTLYTPSPLPALAAAAAVTRHLRLRPNVLADPLRTTGQTVRDVAALQLLSDGRFELGIGTGRPDARSEAERLGLPWASAGERRQHLIDTVSAVRAQVDPPPPVVIAANGPRMLATAAAHADRVLLAAAPDATEDELARMVGMVTEHTDRPIRFTLQLTGIGDRVPVWLSARLGLTADKLRAAHAAGLLPSDPQAAVEILESRGARYGIDEVIVPGELADAFAPVVALARQ, from the coding sequence ATGCGATTCGGCATCATCCTGACCCCGAGCTCAGGTGCGGAATGGACGCGGGCGGTCGTCGACGCCGAGCGGCGCGGCTATGCGACCGTGCTGCTCCCGGACACGCTCTACACACCCTCGCCCCTACCGGCGCTGGCCGCGGCCGCCGCCGTGACCCGGCACCTGCGGCTGCGCCCCAATGTCCTCGCCGATCCGCTGCGCACGACCGGCCAGACCGTCCGGGATGTGGCCGCGCTGCAACTGCTGTCGGACGGCCGGTTCGAACTCGGCATCGGCACCGGCCGACCGGACGCCCGGTCCGAGGCCGAAAGGCTCGGCCTGCCATGGGCTTCCGCGGGTGAACGCCGACAGCACCTGATCGACACCGTGTCGGCGGTTCGCGCGCAGGTCGATCCCCCACCACCGGTCGTGATCGCGGCCAACGGCCCGCGCATGCTGGCCACGGCCGCCGCGCACGCCGACCGTGTCCTGCTGGCCGCCGCGCCGGATGCCACCGAGGACGAGCTGGCCCGCATGGTCGGCATGGTCACCGAGCACACCGATCGGCCGATCCGGTTCACCCTGCAGCTCACCGGCATCGGCGATCGCGTCCCGGTCTGGCTGAGTGCCCGGCTGGGCCTCACGGCCGACAAGCTGCGCGCGGCACACGCCGCCGGACTTCTCCCCAGCGATCCCCAGGCCGCTGTGGAAATCCTCGAATCCCGCGGCGCCCGCTACGGTATCGACGAAGTGATCGTCCCCGGTGAACTGGCCGACGCCTTCGCGCCGGTCGTGGCCCTGGCACGTCAGTAG
- a CDS encoding SHOCT domain-containing protein produces MNIFDSATTLTVLADHYDGGWHPWPFFWIFPLLFWVTVLAVLFLARRRCAGRGGGVAALRDGFARGEISEAEYRTRLAVLTEPRAKK; encoded by the coding sequence ATGAACATCTTCGACAGCGCGACGACGCTCACCGTCCTGGCCGACCACTACGACGGCGGCTGGCATCCCTGGCCGTTCTTCTGGATCTTCCCCCTGCTGTTCTGGGTCACCGTGCTCGCGGTGCTGTTCCTCGCCCGCAGGCGCTGCGCGGGTCGCGGCGGCGGGGTCGCCGCCCTGCGGGACGGTTTCGCCCGCGGCGAGATCAGCGAGGCCGAGTACCGCACCCGCCTCGCCGTACTGACCGAACCCCGCGCGAAGAAGTAG
- a CDS encoding helix-turn-helix domain-containing protein, producing the protein MCTVTLIESGASGLDNVLAGLQWRFAGRDEFALAAGGWEHLAGGPTALVVTDGLVRVHCPASVDHDGEAEDLASGDFLFVPRPNRLALTGLAESAVLRVRLDPVGSGNAMDALPRRVLLTEFVRHAPLAATMLEHLVRDCPDPFGVQGDRVATLIGSMAIESWHARGCAPKRWLLRVNEPGVARAVAAMHADPGREWTVEALARVALASRSGFAARFQAATGLTPGRYLTALRVERAQLFLAERDASVGAVARRLGYRSETAFGRAFRRHTGRTPTEWRRAARG; encoded by the coding sequence ATGTGCACGGTGACGCTGATCGAATCTGGTGCGAGCGGTCTCGACAATGTGCTCGCCGGTCTGCAATGGCGCTTCGCAGGCCGGGACGAATTTGCGCTCGCCGCGGGCGGCTGGGAGCACCTCGCCGGCGGGCCGACCGCCCTGGTGGTGACCGACGGCCTGGTCCGGGTCCACTGCCCGGCCTCCGTTGATCACGACGGCGAGGCCGAGGATCTGGCGAGTGGCGATTTCCTGTTCGTCCCCCGCCCGAACCGCCTCGCCCTCACCGGCCTCGCCGAAAGCGCTGTGCTGCGGGTGCGGCTGGATCCGGTCGGGTCGGGCAACGCGATGGACGCGCTGCCGCGGCGGGTACTGCTCACCGAATTCGTCCGGCACGCACCGTTGGCCGCGACGATGCTGGAGCACCTGGTGCGGGACTGCCCCGACCCGTTCGGGGTGCAGGGCGACAGGGTCGCCACCTTGATCGGCTCGATGGCGATCGAGTCCTGGCATGCCCGCGGATGCGCGCCCAAGCGGTGGCTGTTGCGGGTGAACGAGCCCGGCGTGGCGCGGGCGGTGGCGGCGATGCACGCCGACCCCGGCCGGGAGTGGACGGTCGAGGCGCTGGCCCGGGTCGCGCTGGCGTCGCGATCCGGCTTCGCCGCGCGGTTCCAGGCGGCGACCGGGCTCACCCCGGGCCGCTATCTGACCGCACTGCGGGTCGAGCGGGCACAGCTGTTCCTGGCCGAGCGTGACGCCTCGGTCGGTGCGGTGGCGCGGCGGCTGGGCTATCGATCCGAGACCGCGTTCGGTCGCGCGTTCCGCAGGCACACGGGCCGCACACCGACCGAATGGCGACGTGCGGCCCGTGGGTGA
- a CDS encoding response regulator produces the protein MSEAEPVIRVLVADDQALVRGGFVALLDAQDDIEVIGEAENGEQAIRMTRALVPDVVLMDIRMPILDGLAATRMIADDPKLAEVRVVVLTTFELDEYVFEAIRAGAAGFLVKHTEPADLLRAVRVTAAGDALLSPGVTRRLLAEFSTHAKQPPPAALAELTDREREVMTLVAEGLTNAEIGARLYLSPATARTHVSRILTKLAARDRTQLVVLAYESGLVRPGWQ, from the coding sequence ATGAGCGAGGCGGAGCCGGTGATCCGGGTGCTGGTCGCCGACGATCAGGCACTGGTGCGCGGTGGGTTCGTCGCCCTGCTCGACGCCCAGGACGACATCGAGGTGATCGGCGAGGCCGAGAACGGCGAACAGGCCATCCGGATGACCCGCGCGCTGGTGCCCGATGTGGTGCTCATGGACATCCGTATGCCCATCCTGGACGGGCTGGCCGCGACCAGGATGATCGCCGACGATCCCAAGCTCGCCGAGGTCAGGGTGGTCGTCCTCACCACCTTCGAACTCGACGAGTACGTCTTCGAGGCGATCCGTGCCGGCGCGGCGGGTTTCCTGGTGAAGCACACCGAACCGGCCGACCTGCTGCGCGCGGTCCGGGTGACCGCCGCGGGCGACGCCCTGCTGTCCCCCGGCGTCACCCGCCGCCTGCTCGCCGAGTTCTCCACCCACGCCAAACAACCCCCACCCGCCGCACTGGCCGAACTCACCGACCGCGAACGCGAGGTGATGACCCTGGTCGCCGAGGGCCTCACCAACGCCGAAATCGGCGCCCGCCTCTACCTCAGCCCCGCCACCGCCCGCACCCACGTCAGCCGCATCCTCACCAAACTCGCCGCCCGCGACCGCACCCAACTGGTCGTCCTCGCCTACGAATCCGGCCTCGTCCGCCCAGGTTGGCAGTAG
- a CDS encoding MFS transporter, with the protein MTTTSTLAAAPHTGRRAWPALLTMFLGSFTLVTAEFLPPGVLTALADDLRVPEGVVGLSVSATALTALLAALGLGSLFPKVDRRTLLLVLTVGAAVSNVLVAVAPNIATLLLARLLLGVAVGGYWSMALVIAAQLVPAERLGRAMMIVNAGTTVATVAGVPLGVLLSTYAGWRTVFVVAAGLTVLAAVAVRLMLPPIAPSKGIGFAAMGAALRAPGVALGLVSVVAVIGGHFAGFTYIRPALTELMDAGPTAVPVLLALFGIGGLIGNFVLGSLADRRLEVLLVAVPTAIGLSLLAIIGSAAVPVLGYVAVVVWGGAFGGILNLVQVWVSRVLPDRIEAGSGLVVGGFQLAIILGSAVGGRGVDGIGLAATYGFAAGAAILGGVLVRVSLARSRG; encoded by the coding sequence ATGACGACGACATCGACCCTCGCCGCGGCGCCGCACACCGGCCGCCGCGCGTGGCCCGCCCTGCTCACCATGTTTCTGGGCAGCTTCACCCTGGTGACCGCCGAGTTCCTGCCGCCGGGGGTGCTGACCGCGCTCGCCGACGATCTGCGAGTGCCGGAAGGGGTGGTCGGCCTCTCCGTCAGCGCGACCGCGCTGACCGCGCTGCTGGCCGCGCTGGGACTCGGCTCGCTGTTTCCGAAGGTCGACCGGCGGACGCTGCTGCTGGTGCTGACCGTCGGGGCCGCGGTGTCGAACGTGCTGGTCGCGGTAGCGCCGAATATCGCGACGCTGCTGCTCGCACGGCTGCTGCTCGGCGTCGCGGTGGGCGGGTACTGGTCGATGGCGCTGGTGATCGCCGCGCAACTGGTGCCCGCCGAGCGGCTCGGCCGGGCGATGATGATCGTGAACGCCGGCACCACCGTCGCCACGGTGGCCGGGGTGCCGCTGGGCGTGCTGCTGAGCACGTACGCGGGGTGGCGGACGGTGTTCGTGGTCGCGGCCGGGCTCACCGTGCTCGCGGCGGTCGCGGTGCGGCTGATGCTGCCGCCGATCGCGCCGAGCAAGGGCATCGGCTTCGCGGCGATGGGCGCGGCGTTGCGGGCGCCGGGCGTCGCGCTAGGACTGGTGAGTGTGGTCGCGGTCATCGGCGGGCATTTCGCCGGCTTCACCTACATCCGCCCCGCGTTGACCGAGCTGATGGACGCGGGACCGACGGCCGTTCCGGTGCTGCTGGCACTGTTCGGGATCGGCGGCCTGATCGGCAATTTCGTGCTCGGATCGCTCGCCGACCGCAGACTCGAAGTGCTGCTGGTGGCGGTGCCGACGGCCATCGGGCTGTCGCTGCTGGCGATCATCGGATCCGCTGCCGTTCCGGTGCTCGGCTATGTGGCCGTGGTGGTGTGGGGCGGCGCGTTCGGCGGCATCCTCAACCTCGTGCAGGTGTGGGTTTCGCGGGTGCTGCCCGACCGGATCGAGGCGGGCAGCGGACTGGTGGTCGGCGGGTTCCAGCTCGCGATCATTCTGGGTTCGGCGGTCGGCGGACGCGGCGTGGACGGCATCGGTTTGGCCGCGACCTACGGGTTCGCGGCAGGCGCCGCGATCCTCGGCGGTGTTCTGGTGCGGGTATCACTGGCGAGGTCGCGCGGCTGA